The following proteins are encoded in a genomic region of Drosophila willistoni isolate 14030-0811.24 chromosome 2L unlocalized genomic scaffold, UCI_dwil_1.1 Seg196, whole genome shotgun sequence:
- the LOC6640392 gene encoding uncharacterized protein LOC6640392, which yields MSIVLDLIQKIVLHNAYELTCQAAEQILIKCRQFDKGKMLTCSSLKPQDSSLHIPEVKESSHKAEKTQIKILMKPKPLKFVKRDAPRLNLGPIDPPQCSSMRLCRDSYFS from the exons ATGTCAATAGTTTTGGATCTCATACAGAAAATAGTTCTACATAATGCCTACGAGTTGACATGCCAGGCTGCGGAGCAAATCCTTATCAAATGCCGACAA TTCGACAAAGGCAAAATGCTGACTTGTTCATCCTTGAAGCCACAGGACTCGTCTTTGCATATACCTGAAGTAAAGGAATCTAGCCACAAGGCAGAAAAAACTCAAATCAAAATACTAATGAAACCCAAGCCCTTGAAGTTTGTTAAGCGAGATGCTCCTAGATTAAATCTGGGTCCCATAGATCCACCGCAATGCTCTTCCATGCGCCTGTGCAGAGATAGTTACTTCTCGTGA
- the LOC6640616 gene encoding 40S ribosomal protein S15, with protein MADETLKKKRTFKKFTYRGVDLDQLLDMPNNQLVELMHSRARRRFSRGLKRKPMALIKKLRKAKKEALPNEKPEIVKTHLRNMIIVPEMTGSIIGVYNGKDFGQVEVKPEMIGHYLGEFSLTYKPVKHGRPGIGATHSSRFIPLK; from the exons ATG GCTGATGAAACTCTGAAGAAGAAGCGTACCTTCAAGAAGTTCACCTACCGCGGTGTCGACTTGGATCAGCTTTTGGATATGCCCAA caaCCAATTGGTTGAGCTGATGCACAGCCGTGCCCGCAGGCGTTTCTCCCGTGGTCTGAAGCGCAAGCCAATGGCTCTGATCAAGAAGCTGCGCAAGGCCAAGAAGGAGGCTCTGCCCAATGAGAAACCAGAGATTGTCAAGACTCATCTGCGTAACATGATCATTGTTCCAGAGATGACTGGCTCCATCATTGGTGTGTACAACGGCAAGGATTTCGGACAG GTGGAAGTTAAACCCGAGATGATTGGTCATTATTTGGGAGAATTCTCCTTGACCTACAAGCCAGTTAAGCACGGTCGTCCCGGTATTGGTGCCACCCACAGCTCTCGTTTTATTCCACTCAAGTAG
- the LOC6640617 gene encoding putative sodium-coupled neutral amino acid transporter 10: protein MFSHSGHVMTLANSIIGVGILAMPFCFQKCGIILSILLLILSNGITRICCHYLIKTSLLTRRKSFELLGLHAFGTSGKLLVELCIIGYLIGTCITYFVVVGDLGPQIVAKIFNIDADSPRLQTSHLRIGVMLVITLICILPLGMLRNVDSLSAVCTASIGFYLCLMLKIVLESETHISANDWTSKVLYWEPSGVLQCLPIFSMALSCQMQLFEVFESINNQSLDKLNGIVRNATWICTLVYIAVGFFGYVAFCTYNFSGNILVNLSPSFGSDIIKIGFVLSIAFSFPLVIFPCRASIYSLLYRKGHTESSSYIPEQRFRFITIFIVGFSLCVALVIPSVELIIGLVGSTIGVAICIMFPASSFRKIIKKDSSERTLAQFVFVSGFCLMVLGTYANLNAIDEKSSGPEFDVGQIVTPLTVIKAELPKHLAKDVDQINNPNPVDPIVDVKTLEDNIKIIKEHEEKPLAKVSSESPPLPPLPEDETHGQDSEIVDKKVEKVEEESLIKLSQIKAKPAEIPTEKQAPENIDKAAIKKEEEITAEEQKESKARADELDKTKKELKKTKELLERTVDELNDELAKQKQVQPAPEPEMKPEPQAKPKSASLIEILTENAHAREEKEAHDKVFEPLSYKQGELMKNASAKIKIGPAAASPASPPELVKRLPLPLALLVNVTHSQPLVANASLNGENVEAIRRELLHLKIEKEMTTLTPSHHAERIKREASEQKQENCLPEPKLKEINAGPAALSLHIENIGRDLKSLDEHDEDVTTSIAPIVNTTSIPPR from the exons ATGTTCTCACATTCTGGACATGTTATGACTTTGGCCAATAGCATCATTGGTGTTGGCATCTTGGCCAtgccattttgttttcaaaaatgcGGCATCATACTATCCATACTCCTTCTCATTTTAAGCAATGGCATAACGCGAATATGCTGTCATTATCTGATAAAAACTTCACTATTGACACGTCGCAAAAGTTTTGAACTCTTGGGTCTGCACGCATTCGGCACGTCAGGCAAACTGCTTGTGGAGTTATGCATCATTGGCTATCTAATTGGAACATGCATTACCTATTTCGTGGTCGTTGGTGATTTGGGTCCACAAATTGTGGCTAAAATCTTCAACATTGATGCTGATTCACCGCGTCTCCAAACTTCACACCTACGTATTGGTGTCATGCTGGTGATAACTCTAATTTGCATATTACCGCTGGGCATGCTTCGCAATGTGGATAGTCTGTCCGCTGTGTGCACAGCGTCCATAGGATTTTATCTTTGCCTAATGCTGAAAATTGTTCTCGAATCGGAGACACATATATCGGCCAATGATTGGACGAGCAAGGTCCTTTACTGGGAACCATCGGGTGTTCTACAATGTTTGCCCATCTTCAGTATGGCCTTATCATGTCAAAT GCAACTTTTCGAGGTCTTTGAGAGCATAAATAATCAAAGTTTGGATAAGTTAAATGGCATTGTTCGTAATGCCACTTGGATCTGCACTCTGGTCTATATAGCTGTTGGTTTCTTTGGCTATGTTGCCTTTTGTACTTATAATTTTTCGG gtaACATTTTAGTCAATCTCTCGCCTTCGTTTGGCAGTGATATAATTAaaattggttttgttttatCGATAGCTTTTAGTTTTCCATTAGTTATATTTCCATGCAGAGCGAGTATATACTCCCTGCTATATCGTAAGGGTCATACCGAATCGAGTAGCTATATACCGGAGCAAAGATTTCGTTTTATAACCATTTTTATAGTAGGCTTCTCGCTATGTGTGGCCCTGGTTATTCCTTCCGTAGAGTTAATCATTGGCTTGGTGGGTTCCACCATAGGTGTAGCCATTTGTATTATGTTTCCAGCTTCTAGTTTCCGTAAGATTATCAAGAAGGATTCATCCGAAAGAACGTTGGCTCAGTTTGTATTTGTCAGTGGCTTTTGTTTAATGGTTCTGGGCACCTATGCCAATTTGAATGCCATCGATGAAAAGAGTTCGGGTCCAGAATTCGATGTTGGACAAATTGTTACACCTCTGACGGTGATTAAAGCAGAATTACCCAAACATTTAGCTAAAGATGTAGATCAAATAAATAATCCTAATCCTGTAGATCCAATTGTGGATGTAAAGACATTGGAggataatataaaaataattaaagaacatGAGGAGAAGCCTCTGGCAAAGGTTTCTTCAGAAAGCCCACCTTTGCCACCACTGCCAGAAGATGAGACACATGGCCAAGATTCAGAGATTGTAGATAAAAAAGTTGAGAAAGTCGAAGAGGaatctttaattaaattaagccAAATTAAAGCAAAGCCAGCAGAGATTCCTACAGAAAAACAGGCACCAGAAAATATTGACAAGGCCGCCATTAAAAAGGAAGAGGAAATCACTGCCGAGgagcaaaaagaaagcaaagcTCGAGCGGATGAATtggataaaaccaaaaaagaactTAAAAAGACCAAGGAACTGCTGGAGCGTACTGTGGATGAACTCAATGATGAGTTggctaaacaaaaacaagtaCAACCTGCACCTGAACCTGAAATGAAACCCGAGCCCCAAGCAAAACCGAAATCAGCCTCATTGATTGAAATTCTAACAGAAAACGCTCATGCCAGAGAGGAGAAGGAAGCTCATGACAAGGTCTTTGAGCCCTTGTCATATAAACAGGGAGAACTGATGAAAAATGCCAGTGCCAAAATTAAGATAggaccagcagcagcatcaccaGCATCACCTCCAGAATTGGTCAAAAGATTGCCTCTGCCGCTGGCATTGCTCGTTAATGTAACACACAGCCAGCCGCTAGTTGCCAACGCTTCTCTGAATGGGGAAAATGTCGAGGCTATTCGACGAGAATTattgcatttaaaaattgaaaaggaGATGACCACATTGACGCCCTCTCATCATGCGGAGCGCATTAAACGTGAGGCCAGTGAACAGAAGCAAGAGAATTGTCTTCCCGAACCCAAATTAAAGGAAATAAATGCCGGCCCAGCCGCCTTAAGTTTGCATATTGAAAATATTGGCAGAGATCTGAAATCTCTGGATGAACATGACGAGGATGTTACCACATCCATTGCTCCAATTGTAAATACAACCAGTATACCACCAAGATGA